In Mycteria americana isolate JAX WOST 10 ecotype Jacksonville Zoo and Gardens chromosome 3, USCA_MyAme_1.0, whole genome shotgun sequence, a single genomic region encodes these proteins:
- the CCDC25 gene encoding coiled-coil domain-containing protein 25 isoform X1, translating to MVFYFTSNVVPSVYTIYMGKDKYENEDLIKYGWPEDIWFHVDKLSSAHVYLRLHKGQTVDDIPKEVLIDCAHLVKANSIQGCKMNNVNVVYTPWTNLKKTADMDVGQIGFHRQKDVKMLTVEKKVNEILNRLEKTKVERFPDLAAEKEARDREERNEKKAQIQEMKRKEKEEMKKKKELEELRSYSSLMKAENMSSNQDGNDSDDFM from the exons TTGTTCCTTCCGTTTACACCATTTACATGGGAAAAGATAAGTACGAAA ATGAAGACCTAATAAAGTACGGCTGGCCTGAAGATATCTG gTTTCACGTGGATAAACTCTCTTCGGCACATGTGTACCTTCGGTTACACAAG GGGCAGACGGTGGATGACATTCCCAAAGAAGTTTTGATAGACTGTGCCCATCTAGTGAAGGCGAATAGCATTCAAG GTTGCAAGATGAACAACGTCAACGTGGTGTACACGCCGTGGACTAACCTGAAGAAGACTGCAGATATGGATGTGGGGCAGATCGGCTTTCACAGGCAGAAGGAT GTGAAAATGCTGACAGTGGAGAAGAAGGTGAATGAGATCCTGAACCGGCTAGAGAAGACAAAAGTGGAGCGCTTCCCAGACCTGGCTGCTGAGAAGGAAGCCCgggacagagaggagagaaatgagaaaaaagccCAGATCCAAGAGATGAAgcggaaggaaaaggaagagatgaagaagaagaaagagctggaagaactTAG GAGCTACTCATCATTAATGAAGGCTGAGAACATGTCCTCCAATCAG GATGGCAACGATTCAGATGACTTTATGTAA
- the CCDC25 gene encoding coiled-coil domain-containing protein 25 isoform X2, whose translation MVFYFTSNVVPSVYTIYMGKDKYENEDLIKYGWPEDIWFHVDKLSSAHVYLRLHKGQTVDDIPKEVLIDCAHLVKANSIQGCKMNNVNVVYTPWTNLKKTADMDVGQIGFHRQKDFFALQR comes from the exons TTGTTCCTTCCGTTTACACCATTTACATGGGAAAAGATAAGTACGAAA ATGAAGACCTAATAAAGTACGGCTGGCCTGAAGATATCTG gTTTCACGTGGATAAACTCTCTTCGGCACATGTGTACCTTCGGTTACACAAG GGGCAGACGGTGGATGACATTCCCAAAGAAGTTTTGATAGACTGTGCCCATCTAGTGAAGGCGAATAGCATTCAAG GTTGCAAGATGAACAACGTCAACGTGGTGTACACGCCGTGGACTAACCTGAAGAAGACTGCAGATATGGATGTGGGGCAGATCGGCTTTCACAGGCAGAAGGAT TTCTTTGCACTCCAAAGGTGA